The Apium graveolens cultivar Ventura chromosome 6, ASM990537v1, whole genome shotgun sequence genome contains a region encoding:
- the LOC141667557 gene encoding putative germin-like protein 2-1, with the protein MVSSSGSKVLFICFVISSMTCFVALATDNNPLQDFCVADANSPVLVNGLVCKDPKVVTENDFFTGGLNIAGDTSSTKVGSNVTTVNVARIPGLNTLGISLVRIDFAPWGINAPHTHPRATEILTVIKGTLRVGFVTSNPENRHITKVLNEGDVFVFPEGLVHYQQNIGHDNAVVIAALSSQNPGVITIANAVFGANPDISADILAKAFQLNKNTVQQLQARF; encoded by the exons ATGGTTTCATCAAGtggctccaaagttctttttatATGTTTTGTTATAAGTAGTATGACTTGCTTTGTTGCTCTGGCGACCGATAATAATCCTCTTCAGGATTTTTGCGTTGCTGATGCAAATAGCCCAG TGTTGGTGAACGGACTAGTTTGTAAGGACCCCAAGGTTGTAACTGAAAACGACTTCTTTACTGGCGGATTGAACATAGCCGGTGACACATCATCCACTAAAGTTGGATCAAATGTAACTACGGTTAATGTTGCCAGGATTCCTGGACTCAACACTCTTGGCATTTCCCTTGTTCGTATTGACTTTGCACCATGGGGAATCAATGCTCCACATACTCATCCACGTGCTACTGAAATTTTGACAGTTATCAAAGGTACATTGAGGGTTGGATTTGTCACTTCGAATCCAGAAAATCGTCATATCACCAAAGTCCTTAACGAAGGTGATGTGTTTGTGTTCCCAGAAGGTCTTGTACACTATCAACAGAATATTGGACACGATAATGCAGTAGTAATTGCTGCTCTTAGCAGCCAAAATCCAGGGGTTATCACCATTGCTAATGCTGTGTTTGGAGCCAATCCTGATATATCTGCTGACATTCTTGCCAAGGCTTTCCAACTAAACAAAAACACAGTCCAGCAGCTGCAGGCACGATTTTAA